Proteins from a genomic interval of Clostridium cochlearium:
- the glpX gene encoding class II fructose-bisphosphatase has protein sequence MIKQDIAMGLVRVTEAAALCSSKYMGRGDKVAADQAAVDGMEKAFSMLPIKGTVVIGEGEMDEAPMLYIGQELGIGADGMEEMDIAVDPLDGTVLIAKGLPNAISVMAMGPKGSLLNAPDMYMKKIAVGASAKGVIDINKTNKENIINVAMALNKDVTELTIMVQERERHNDIIKDAREVGARVKLFSEGDVAAVLACGFESTGVDMMMGTGGAPEGVIAAAAIKCMGGDMQAKLVPQKEEEIERCKSMGIKDIEATLYINDLVKSDDIYFAATAVTDSDLLKGVVYSKNNWATTQSIVMRSKTGTIRFVDAQHHLSRSNLVL, from the coding sequence ATGATAAAACAAGATATAGCCATGGGACTTGTAAGAGTAACAGAGGCTGCAGCGTTATGTTCTTCTAAATATATGGGAAGAGGAGATAAAGTTGCAGCAGATCAAGCTGCGGTAGATGGTATGGAAAAAGCTTTTTCTATGCTGCCTATAAAAGGAACCGTAGTTATTGGAGAAGGAGAAATGGATGAAGCACCTATGCTTTATATAGGACAAGAATTAGGTATAGGAGCAGATGGAATGGAGGAAATGGATATAGCAGTGGATCCATTAGATGGAACTGTTCTTATAGCTAAGGGACTTCCTAATGCTATATCAGTAATGGCTATGGGACCTAAAGGCAGTCTACTTAATGCTCCAGATATGTATATGAAAAAAATTGCGGTAGGAGCTTCTGCAAAAGGTGTAATAGATATAAATAAAACAAATAAAGAAAATATTATAAATGTAGCAATGGCATTAAATAAAGATGTAACAGAACTTACTATAATGGTACAAGAAAGAGAAAGACACAATGATATAATAAAAGATGCAAGAGAAGTTGGAGCAAGAGTTAAGCTTTTTTCAGAAGGAGATGTAGCAGCAGTTTTAGCATGCGGATTTGAAAGCACAGGAGTAGATATGATGATGGGAACAGGAGGAGCTCCAGAAGGAGTAATAGCAGCAGCGGCTATCAAATGTATGGGCGGAGATATGCAAGCTAAATTAGTTCCTCAAAAAGAAGAAGAAATAGAAAGATGTAAGTCTATGGGAATAAAGGATATTGAGGCAACTTTATATATAAATGATTTAGTAAAAAGTGATGATATATATTTTGCTGCTACAGCTGTTACAGATTCTGATCTGTTAAAGGGAGTTGTATATTCTAAAAATAATTGGGCAACTACTCAATCTATAGTTATGAGATCTAAAACTGGAACAATAAGATTTGTAGATGCACAACATCATTTATCAAGAAGCAATTTAGTTTTATAA
- a CDS encoding N-acetylmuramoyl-L-alanine amidase, with amino-acid sequence MRCKKKWCFSIVAIAVFMFLGSFNFVKAEEVYEDKGVELNVHSKKSWTVKFNNVVDSNTITAENIFVLNENGGKVPVELQIGSEGKTVIVTPLKSYDYEKKYKIILKDGIKSKAGKKLIKSAKLDFTIRNKEDEYKSYTVCIDPGHGGEDSGYVSPYGLKEKSINLSVALKVGKMLEEKGINVIYTRKDDDIPWNSNEDLNYRIGMANNNNADYFVSIHCNYSDNPSENGIETYYRNWDPISQSLGKAIQDEVINNTQGRNRGIKPALSEQEILLGTKAHAIMVNLGFMSNAQETNILADSDFQYNAALGITRGILNSLNLSDNTKQKPTISSIKNISETISTGSSYTLPTFVQATMSDGSVRKVGVIWNNKNVNTNTAGTYTYKGKVAGYPQQVMLTLNVRGYSINSNVVTIDPGHGMGRDTGAVGGVVEDEVALKVGLKVGSILESHGVDVIYTRKTDQRSNGMSVNESLQKRVDVSNAAGARYFVSIHCNSFGNAYANGTETLYNVGNAESKKLALAIQNNIIKEVGTYDRGLKDGNWLYLVNNSKATATVLTELGFVTNSSDVAKLKSDAYLDKYARAIANGILKTMGKI; translated from the coding sequence ATGAGATGTAAAAAGAAATGGTGCTTTTCAATTGTAGCAATAGCTGTTTTTATGTTTTTAGGAAGCTTTAATTTTGTTAAAGCAGAAGAAGTTTATGAGGATAAAGGTGTAGAGTTAAATGTACACTCTAAAAAGTCGTGGACTGTAAAATTTAATAATGTAGTAGATTCTAATACTATAACAGCAGAAAATATATTTGTCTTAAATGAAAATGGTGGAAAAGTACCTGTTGAACTTCAAATTGGTTCAGAAGGTAAGACTGTAATAGTTACACCTTTGAAATCATATGACTATGAAAAGAAATATAAGATAATTTTAAAAGATGGCATAAAATCTAAAGCTGGAAAGAAATTAATAAAATCTGCGAAATTAGATTTTACTATTAGAAACAAAGAGGATGAGTATAAGAGTTATACTGTTTGCATTGACCCAGGCCATGGAGGAGAAGATAGTGGATATGTATCTCCTTATGGGCTTAAAGAAAAATCTATAAATCTATCTGTGGCATTAAAAGTTGGTAAGATGTTAGAAGAAAAGGGGATTAATGTAATTTATACAAGAAAAGATGATGATATACCTTGGAATAGTAATGAAGATCTTAACTACAGGATTGGTATGGCAAATAATAATAATGCAGATTATTTTGTGAGCATACATTGTAACTATAGTGATAATCCTAGTGAAAATGGAATAGAAACTTATTATAGAAATTGGGATCCTATTTCTCAAAGTTTAGGAAAAGCGATACAAGATGAAGTTATAAATAACACACAAGGAAGAAATAGAGGAATTAAGCCAGCACTTTCTGAACAGGAAATATTACTTGGAACTAAGGCTCATGCAATAATGGTTAACCTAGGATTTATGAGTAATGCACAAGAAACTAATATATTAGCAGATAGCGATTTTCAATATAATGCAGCATTAGGAATAACTAGAGGAATTTTAAATTCTTTAAATTTATCTGATAATACCAAACAAAAGCCTACAATAAGCTCAATTAAGAATATAAGTGAAACTATAAGTACAGGAAGCTCATATACATTACCTACTTTTGTACAAGCTACTATGAGTGATGGTAGTGTAAGAAAAGTAGGAGTTATATGGAATAATAAAAATGTGAATACAAATACTGCAGGAACTTATACTTATAAAGGAAAGGTGGCAGGATATCCTCAACAGGTAATGCTTACTTTGAATGTAAGAGGGTATAGTATAAATAGCAATGTAGTAACTATAGATCCTGGTCATGGTATGGGAAGAGATACAGGTGCAGTTGGAGGAGTAGTAGAAGATGAAGTTGCATTAAAGGTTGGACTAAAAGTTGGTTCTATATTAGAAAGTCATGGAGTAGATGTTATATATACAAGAAAAACAGATCAACGTTCAAATGGTATGAGTGTAAATGAAAGTTTACAAAAGAGAGTTGACGTATCAAATGCAGCAGGCGCAAGGTATTTTGTAAGTATACATTGTAATTCTTTTGGAAATGCTTATGCTAATGGAACAGAAACTTTATATAATGTTGGAAATGCAGAAAGTAAGAAATTAGCTTTAGCTATACAAAATAATATAATAAAAGAAGTTGGAACTTATGATAGGGGATTAAAGGATGGAAATTGGTTATACCTAGTTAATAATTCTAAGGCAACAGCTACTGTTTTAACGGAACTAGGTTTTGTTACTAATTCTTCTGATGTAGCAAAATTAAAAAGCGATGCATATCTAGATAAATATGCTAGAGCTATAGCTAACGGAATACTTAAAACTATGGGTAAAATTTAA
- a CDS encoding FprA family A-type flavoprotein has product MNSFKIRDNIYSVGVKDPGLRVFDIIFDIIMETNRGTTYNSYLIDDEKVAIIDAVKDGFYDEFYSNIKEVIGNRKVDYIVIQHTELDHSGSLINLLRDYPEAQVICSMAASVYLKNILNKDFNHQIAPKELSLGSTTLKFITAPNLHWPDTMFTYVPEKKVLFTCDFLGGHYCPEKDIVSGEVENNHEEMVYYFNVIMSPFKKFVLAGLDKIKDLDFDIVANSHGPIHTKESIKKYMDMYREFATDNNKEDKIEIFYISAYGQTKAMANYFNKQLNDMGIKSDVHEITKVGVEKCIELIEKSRGFLIGSPTINQDAVKPAWDVLSLVSPIVNRGKVAAAFGSFGWSGEGVPMMTERLKSLKLKVVEEGFKFKFVPSSEDYKNADIFLEKFKNLL; this is encoded by the coding sequence ATGAATAGTTTTAAAATAAGGGATAATATTTATAGTGTAGGGGTAAAGGATCCAGGACTTAGAGTTTTTGATATAATATTTGATATAATAATGGAAACAAATAGAGGAACAACTTACAACTCATATTTAATAGATGATGAAAAAGTAGCAATAATAGATGCGGTAAAAGATGGATTTTATGATGAATTCTATTCAAATATAAAAGAAGTTATAGGAAATAGAAAAGTAGATTATATAGTAATTCAACATACAGAATTGGATCACTCAGGAAGTCTTATAAATTTATTAAGGGATTATCCAGAAGCCCAAGTTATATGTTCCATGGCGGCTTCGGTTTATTTGAAAAATATTTTAAATAAAGATTTTAATCATCAAATTGCTCCAAAGGAGCTTAGCCTAGGAAGTACTACATTAAAATTTATAACAGCACCAAATCTTCATTGGCCAGATACTATGTTTACTTATGTTCCAGAGAAAAAAGTTTTATTTACTTGTGATTTCTTAGGAGGACATTATTGTCCAGAAAAAGATATTGTATCAGGAGAAGTAGAAAATAACCATGAGGAAATGGTTTATTATTTTAATGTAATAATGTCCCCTTTTAAGAAATTTGTATTAGCGGGATTGGATAAAATAAAAGATTTAGATTTTGATATAGTAGCAAACAGTCATGGTCCAATTCATACTAAAGAAAGCATAAAAAAATACATGGATATGTATAGAGAATTTGCAACTGATAATAATAAAGAAGATAAAATAGAAATATTTTATATTTCAGCATATGGTCAAACTAAGGCTATGGCAAACTATTTTAACAAACAATTAAATGATATGGGCATAAAATCTGATGTACATGAAATTACAAAAGTAGGAGTAGAAAAATGCATAGAATTAATAGAAAAATCTAGAGGATTTTTAATAGGTTCACCTACAATAAATCAAGATGCTGTAAAACCTGCATGGGATGTATTATCTTTAGTATCTCCAATAGTAAATAGGGGAAAGGTAGCAGCAGCTTTTGGTTCATTTGGTTGGAGTGGTGAAGGAGTTCCTATGATGACCGAAAGATTAAAGTCCTTAAAACTAAAAGTGGTAGAAGAAGGATTTAAATTTAAATTTGTACCATCTTCGGAAGATTATAAAAATGCAGATATATTTTTAGAGAAATTTAAAAATCTTCTTTAA
- a CDS encoding ECF transporter S component codes for MNNIKKIVYTALLISLSIVIPLTFGFLAIQIGPFTATLASHVPMFLSMFLGPLASAMVGIGSGLGFLITKGAYVGARAFMHSIVGMVGAYLIQKEVSYSKVVISTSLVHGVAEALVVIPFGITFKSILITVGLGTVLHHLVDGILAYGVIKILSRTLNLQLIKNNV; via the coding sequence ATGAATAATATTAAAAAAATAGTATATACTGCTCTTTTAATATCTTTATCCATTGTAATACCTCTGACTTTTGGATTTTTGGCTATACAAATAGGACCTTTTACAGCTACATTAGCATCACATGTTCCAATGTTTTTATCAATGTTTTTAGGTCCATTAGCATCTGCCATGGTAGGTATAGGATCAGGATTAGGCTTTTTAATTACAAAAGGAGCATATGTGGGAGCCAGAGCGTTTATGCATAGCATTGTTGGAATGGTAGGAGCTTATCTTATACAAAAAGAAGTTTCATATAGTAAAGTAGTAATAAGCACTTCTTTAGTGCATGGAGTAGCAGAGGCTCTAGTAGTAATTCCTTTTGGCATAACTTTTAAGAGTATACTAATTACTGTAGGACTAGGAACTGTACTTCATCATTTAGTTGATGGAATCTTAGCTTATGGAGTAATAAAGATTTTAAGCAGAACATTGAATTTACAATTAATAAAGAATAATGTGTAA
- a CDS encoding flavodoxin family protein has translation MKVLVLFSSPNKKGNTFKLLEKFLEGLNEEVDFIDIYSKKIAPCIDCKMCYKEEECAIKDDMTDLYKKINESDIIVIATPIYFANVPSPLKALIDRLQVYWSKKYIRKDRKNIKKKTGVLLAIGGTYWDNMFMSLEEVLKLAFAAIDVKDTYKVYGVNTDHIPIEKNEEVMKKAYELGCGLKNKFDFNKSRI, from the coding sequence GTGAAAGTTTTGGTATTATTTTCTTCACCAAATAAAAAAGGAAATACGTTTAAATTATTAGAAAAGTTTTTAGAAGGATTAAATGAAGAAGTGGATTTTATAGATATTTATAGTAAAAAAATAGCCCCTTGTATAGATTGTAAAATGTGCTATAAAGAAGAAGAGTGTGCTATAAAAGATGATATGACAGATTTATATAAAAAGATAAATGAAAGTGACATTATAGTAATAGCAACACCAATTTACTTTGCTAATGTACCATCTCCATTAAAAGCATTAATTGATAGGCTTCAAGTTTATTGGAGTAAAAAATATATAAGAAAGGACAGAAAGAATATAAAAAAGAAAACAGGTGTGTTATTAGCTATAGGAGGAACTTATTGGGACAATATGTTTATGTCCTTAGAAGAAGTTTTAAAATTAGCCTTTGCAGCTATAGATGTAAAAGATACATATAAGGTTTATGGAGTGAATACAGATCATATTCCTATAGAAAAGAATGAAGAAGTAATGAAAAAAGCTTATGAATTAGGATGTGGATTAAAAAATAAATTTGATTTTAATAAAAGTCGTATTTAA